One Paraburkholderia phytofirmans OLGA172 genomic window carries:
- a CDS encoding tetratricopeptide repeat protein, giving the protein MQDDTLELLISIGHFARAYQRFDEARYLFDRLALIYPRRAFPYLGLGLVELDRANYRRASLLFGRAVDVVPDSALARAWLGVCQVLEGHYALGVRMLMTVADGNEPSASSMAEAFLALPECAPYTYTASVAHVAQNATSHSTIKRLTIRGGH; this is encoded by the coding sequence ATGCAGGACGACACACTGGAACTGTTAATTTCCATAGGTCATTTCGCCCGCGCTTATCAACGCTTCGATGAGGCGCGTTATCTGTTTGATCGGCTGGCGTTGATATACCCGCGGCGGGCCTTTCCGTACCTCGGGCTGGGTCTGGTCGAACTCGATCGCGCGAACTACCGTCGTGCGTCGTTGCTCTTCGGCCGTGCGGTGGATGTTGTACCCGATAGCGCGCTGGCGCGGGCTTGGCTCGGCGTGTGTCAGGTTCTAGAAGGACATTATGCGCTCGGAGTACGCATGCTGATGACCGTGGCGGACGGCAACGAGCCTAGCGCGAGTTCGATGGCAGAGGCGTTCCTCGCGTTGCCCGAATGCGCGCCCTATACCTATACCGCTAGCGTGGCGCACGTTGCGCAAAACGCGACTTCCCATTCAACCATTAAGCGACTGACCATTCGAGGCGGCCATTGA
- a CDS encoding EscJ/YscJ/HrcJ family type III secretion inner membrane ring protein, translating to MSVDDADAVVATELASAYALPRGGHANLGELFSRQGLISSPEEDRVRYIFGLSQELSETLEKMDGVLLARVHIVLPEKDPMEPAKDTLPSASVMMRYRSDYNLELMRDRIRALVAGGVEGLTPARVSLTLLPVTPVLIFPGLCADGADVASAAGGVAVTTCEQDGGKAQSRTTVVLCALTVLALLVAGFMWFWSSKAGTWFKRKARRGGTRAPVENPGQVVQEATPDASEATAANAATAANTTEAASKSATRTGEHA from the coding sequence ATCTCGGTCGACGACGCCGATGCAGTGGTCGCCACCGAGCTGGCCAGCGCGTATGCACTACCGCGCGGCGGGCACGCGAATCTCGGCGAGCTGTTTAGCCGTCAAGGGTTGATCTCAAGCCCGGAGGAGGACCGCGTCCGTTACATCTTCGGGCTGTCGCAGGAACTGTCCGAAACGCTCGAAAAGATGGACGGCGTATTGCTCGCCCGCGTGCACATCGTGCTGCCCGAAAAGGATCCAATGGAGCCCGCGAAAGACACGCTGCCGTCTGCGTCCGTGATGATGCGTTACCGCAGCGACTACAACCTCGAACTAATGCGCGACCGGATTCGCGCGCTGGTGGCAGGCGGTGTCGAGGGGCTGACGCCCGCGCGCGTGTCGCTGACGCTGCTGCCGGTGACGCCGGTACTGATTTTTCCAGGCCTCTGCGCGGACGGCGCAGATGTCGCCAGTGCTGCGGGTGGTGTCGCAGTGACGACCTGCGAGCAAGACGGAGGTAAAGCGCAGTCGCGGACCACGGTAGTGCTATGCGCGTTGACAGTGCTAGCGCTATTGGTGGCGGGCTTCATGTGGTTTTGGAGTTCGAAGGCGGGCACGTGGTTCAAGCGGAAAGCACGCAGGGGCGGCACCAGAGCGCCGGTTGAAAATCCTGGGCAGGTCGTCCAGGAAGCGACGCCCGATGCGTCCGAGGCAACCGCAGCAAATGCAGCAACCGCAGCAAACACCACCGAAGCTGCATCGAAGTCCGCAACCCGAACCGGAGAGCACGCATGA
- a CDS encoding FliH/SctL family protein: MLICRMGPWRIESDGHLSALELVSLEGLRTVEAERAAEASHERDRLAVQARELKRRAWRRGHLAGKAAALREQVGRTAAAVFAAHRLEDRLTQIVLGAVSDIVGELPPSAALVNQLRRAVAVAQSQRLVSVRVAPAAFEDATQLISSIERELGTPFCTVLSDAGLPAHSCVIETESGVIDGGLKVQLRSLERGIRDGVAAVLRTYDLADSSGRTTLDAVRHDLRQTLAALAAPLAPPPTRPPSPGMAGVFRRPFVREAA; the protein is encoded by the coding sequence ATGCTGATCTGTCGAATGGGCCCATGGAGAATTGAATCTGATGGGCATTTGAGCGCGCTGGAACTGGTGTCGCTCGAAGGCTTGCGTACCGTCGAAGCGGAGCGCGCGGCCGAAGCGTCACATGAGCGCGACCGCCTCGCGGTGCAGGCGCGCGAACTCAAACGCCGAGCGTGGCGTCGGGGCCACTTGGCCGGCAAGGCAGCTGCGCTGCGCGAACAGGTTGGACGCACTGCTGCAGCAGTGTTCGCCGCTCATCGTCTGGAGGACCGGCTAACGCAGATCGTACTGGGCGCAGTGAGCGATATTGTCGGCGAACTACCGCCGTCAGCGGCGTTGGTCAATCAATTGCGGCGCGCGGTTGCCGTGGCGCAGTCGCAACGGCTCGTTTCCGTACGGGTTGCGCCGGCGGCGTTCGAGGATGCGACGCAGCTGATCTCATCTATCGAGCGGGAACTCGGCACGCCGTTTTGCACGGTACTGTCCGATGCGGGATTGCCCGCTCATTCGTGTGTCATCGAAACCGAATCCGGCGTTATCGATGGCGGTCTGAAGGTGCAGTTGCGCTCGCTGGAGCGTGGCATCCGCGATGGTGTGGCCGCGGTGCTGCGCACCTATGACCTGGCCGACAGCTCAGGGCGTACGACACTCGACGCGGTCCGGCACGACCTGCGCCAGACGCTGGCCGCGCTGGCTGCGCCGCTTGCACCCCCACCTACGCGGCCTCCTTCGCCGGGCATGGCCGGTGTTTTTCGACGTCCGTTCGTGCGGGAGGCGGCATGA
- a CDS encoding FliM/FliN family flagellar motor switch protein → MSLWPDMEAVALADVERHNLAIRHFGGPQTVRVGSQRFTLEFEPCRERYPLLVSGVASQAPFIAACDAGALLPELTPSVISERGDIALTHVVDALSDWLCALEGLFGFTIELAGVAFDAVPQAGAYGLAVTQVASGRAAHFSLCSPAVDAWLRRRLPTPSSSAALLRRLYVRMPICVPGPSMSVQRLRKVAVGDALLFDRDSCYLRVPMRLGACRILLNFTEEYTMVDQVLNDETTPVEVTSELLPIDALTFAFEAVLGTLSLSVAELAHLRQGSIVAFRLPARERTVTLLCQGVPFARGELIDIEGSLGVRVTRMTQGDLPA, encoded by the coding sequence ATGAGTCTTTGGCCGGACATGGAAGCCGTCGCGCTGGCGGATGTCGAGCGCCACAACCTGGCGATCCGGCACTTCGGCGGACCGCAGACGGTGCGCGTCGGCTCGCAGCGCTTCACGCTGGAGTTCGAGCCGTGCCGGGAGCGTTATCCCTTGTTGGTATCCGGCGTGGCATCGCAAGCGCCGTTCATTGCCGCGTGCGATGCTGGCGCGCTGTTGCCGGAGCTGACGCCGTCGGTGATCAGCGAGCGCGGTGACATTGCGCTGACGCACGTCGTCGACGCACTGAGCGACTGGTTGTGCGCTCTGGAAGGCCTGTTCGGCTTCACGATCGAGCTCGCCGGCGTCGCTTTCGACGCCGTCCCCCAAGCGGGCGCATACGGCCTCGCCGTCACGCAGGTGGCGAGTGGCCGAGCCGCCCATTTCTCGCTTTGCAGTCCGGCGGTCGATGCATGGCTGCGACGGCGCCTGCCAACGCCGTCGTCCAGCGCGGCGCTGCTGCGCCGTCTGTACGTGCGTATGCCGATCTGCGTGCCCGGCCCGTCGATGTCCGTGCAGCGTTTGCGCAAGGTCGCGGTGGGTGATGCGCTGCTGTTCGACCGTGATTCGTGTTACCTGCGCGTGCCAATGCGGTTGGGCGCGTGCAGGATCTTGTTGAACTTTACTGAGGAGTACACCATGGTAGACCAAGTCCTGAATGATGAAACGACGCCCGTGGAAGTGACCAGCGAACTGCTGCCGATCGACGCCTTGACTTTCGCGTTCGAAGCTGTGCTCGGCACGCTGTCCCTGTCGGTTGCCGAACTGGCCCATCTACGCCAGGGGTCGATCGTCGCGTTCCGGCTGCCCGCGCGTGAGCGAACGGTCACGCTGCTTTGCCAGGGCGTTCCGTTTGCGCGCGGCGAGCTGATCGATATCGAAGGTTCGCTAGGCGTGCGCGTGACCCGGATGACCCAAGGGGACCTGCCCGCATGA
- a CDS encoding EscR/YscR/HrcR family type III secretion system export apparatus protein: MTDQFDPLQVVSMFFMLGLLPLAVTMMTSFTKFSIVLTLLRSALGVQQAPSNLVISGIALAATLVVMSPTIAKIGAALPTGDSGEVVMPRALDLFQAVRGPLGEFMLAHSRPDERKFLVGAAKRIDPEHDARETDLQLLIPAFLISEISSGFEVGFLLYIAFLVVDLVVANILTAMGMVMLSPSTVSIPLKLFVFVSVSGMSKLIHGLIVGYVK; this comes from the coding sequence ATGACCGACCAATTCGATCCGCTCCAGGTCGTCAGCATGTTTTTCATGCTCGGCCTGCTACCGCTTGCGGTCACGATGATGACTTCGTTCACGAAGTTCAGCATCGTGTTGACGCTGCTGCGCTCGGCGCTCGGCGTGCAGCAGGCGCCGAGCAACCTGGTGATCTCGGGGATCGCGCTCGCGGCGACGCTGGTCGTCATGTCGCCGACCATCGCAAAGATCGGGGCCGCGCTGCCGACCGGCGATAGCGGTGAAGTGGTCATGCCGCGTGCCCTCGATCTGTTTCAGGCGGTACGCGGCCCGCTCGGCGAATTCATGTTGGCGCATTCGCGGCCCGACGAACGGAAGTTTCTCGTCGGCGCCGCGAAGCGGATCGATCCCGAGCACGACGCTCGCGAGACAGATCTCCAATTGCTGATTCCGGCGTTTCTGATCAGCGAAATATCGAGCGGCTTCGAAGTGGGTTTTTTGCTCTATATCGCGTTTCTGGTGGTGGATCTGGTCGTTGCCAACATACTGACCGCCATGGGCATGGTGATGCTGTCACCGAGCACGGTGTCGATTCCATTGAAGCTCTTCGTCTTTGTTTCGGTGTCAGGCATGTCGAAGCTGATTCACGGCCTTATCGTCGGCTATGTCAAATGA
- the sctS gene encoding type III secretion system export apparatus subunit SctS, whose protein sequence is MNSVPTLATLSSDALMLVFWLSLPALAVATVVGLLIGLLQSVMQIQDQSLPYGAKIICVGAVLIVTAPWASRELARFLSHVFTFIAAGRLH, encoded by the coding sequence ATGAACAGTGTCCCCACTCTTGCCACCTTGTCCAGCGATGCGCTCATGCTGGTGTTCTGGCTATCGCTGCCCGCGCTTGCCGTCGCGACAGTGGTCGGCTTATTGATTGGACTGCTGCAGTCGGTGATGCAGATTCAGGATCAGAGCTTGCCCTACGGGGCAAAGATTATCTGCGTTGGCGCGGTGCTGATCGTGACCGCGCCTTGGGCGAGCCGCGAACTCGCGCGCTTTCTTTCTCATGTGTTTACCTTTATCGCCGCGGGGCGTCTGCATTGA
- a CDS encoding EscT/YscT/HrcT family type III secretion system export apparatus protein gives MNYIDYIEGFAFCTIRPAVALSLIPFGQSGSLGILLRLPMMLALAMLPRQAGWPPQLLPAIFLEAATGAALGLLLGTIFHAASAAGAVLDQQGGYSSAAIYDPHFQQEAALFETLFSQFAALTMFTGPGLPLLVGFFTDAWVLWPPGRWRVDLVDVFRQLALRDLAVALTEGVRLASPLLGLALLVDVAFGLMSRHAKRLNPFATARTVKALILSFAAMLSVPPLFAQLRAAFDHVIHLQ, from the coding sequence ATGAACTACATCGACTATATCGAGGGCTTCGCGTTCTGTACGATCAGGCCAGCGGTGGCACTATCCCTGATTCCATTTGGCCAAAGCGGCTCACTCGGGATCCTGTTGCGGTTGCCAATGATGCTCGCGCTGGCGATGCTGCCACGACAGGCCGGTTGGCCGCCGCAACTGCTACCGGCAATCTTTTTAGAGGCGGCGACCGGTGCGGCGCTCGGGCTTCTGCTCGGCACCATCTTTCATGCAGCTTCGGCGGCTGGTGCGGTGCTTGACCAGCAAGGCGGCTACTCGAGCGCGGCGATTTACGATCCACACTTCCAGCAGGAAGCTGCGCTATTCGAAACGTTGTTTTCGCAGTTTGCTGCGTTGACGATGTTCACGGGGCCGGGTTTGCCGCTCCTCGTCGGCTTTTTCACGGATGCGTGGGTGCTATGGCCACCAGGCCGTTGGCGCGTCGATCTAGTCGATGTGTTTCGGCAACTCGCGCTACGCGACCTGGCCGTGGCGCTGACCGAAGGCGTGCGGCTCGCCAGTCCATTGCTCGGCCTCGCGCTGCTGGTCGATGTCGCGTTCGGACTGATGTCGCGGCACGCGAAGCGACTCAACCCGTTTGCCACCGCACGCACCGTCAAGGCGTTGATCCTGTCGTTTGCCGCCATGCTGAGCGTGCCCCCGTTGTTCGCACAGTTGCGCGCCGCGTTTGATCACGTGATCCATCTGCAATGA
- a CDS encoding EscU/YscU/HrcU family type III secretion system export apparatus switch protein, with product MSDKTEAPTPKRIRRARQDGEIAKSTHLTVAFSGLCWWLYLFIEAPHLYALATRLILHVTTLDATRPFGDRLVSTLAALSAVMPSTLMALGVGALAVLVPELMQTRGLIAWKRVSLDPKRLNPVNGLKQMFSLRLLWDTALTLLQFAILLFLFVQAIVAWLRQLVPIWAFSLPVHLGYTATSHSHLLAWMAASQIAPAVADYLIQRFLWLRRLRMDKNEIKREFRDDEGDPYVKSRRRAIHRELGQ from the coding sequence ATGAGCGACAAGACCGAAGCCCCAACCCCCAAACGGATCCGCCGCGCACGCCAGGACGGCGAGATCGCGAAGAGCACGCATTTGACAGTGGCGTTCAGCGGCCTCTGCTGGTGGCTGTATCTGTTCATCGAGGCGCCGCATTTGTATGCACTCGCGACCAGACTGATCCTGCATGTGACGACGCTAGACGCTACGCGTCCATTCGGCGATCGGCTCGTGTCGACGCTCGCGGCGTTGAGCGCGGTCATGCCATCGACACTGATGGCGCTTGGCGTGGGGGCGCTCGCCGTTCTGGTGCCCGAGTTGATGCAGACGCGCGGGCTAATCGCATGGAAGCGTGTGTCGCTCGACCCGAAGCGTCTGAACCCGGTCAACGGGCTCAAGCAGATGTTCAGTCTGCGCCTCTTGTGGGACACCGCGCTCACGCTACTGCAGTTCGCGATCCTGCTATTTCTGTTCGTTCAGGCAATCGTCGCATGGCTGCGGCAGCTTGTGCCGATCTGGGCGTTCTCGTTGCCGGTTCACCTCGGCTATACGGCGACGTCGCACTCGCACCTGCTTGCCTGGATGGCCGCATCGCAGATTGCACCTGCCGTCGCTGACTACCTCATCCAGCGCTTTCTGTGGTTGCGCCGTCTGCGCATGGACAAGAACGAAATTAAACGGGAGTTTCGCGACGACGAAGGCGATCCCTACGTAAAAAGCCGTCGCCGCGCGATTCATCGGGAGCTTGGTCAATAA